From one Timaviella obliquedivisa GSE-PSE-MK23-08B genomic stretch:
- a CDS encoding serine/threonine protein kinase produces MSQHSFSNPSSMWLGRFVGDGNRYRLDELLGGGGMGNVFLAMDTRLGKPVALKLLKESLAIANDTDFRERFEKECSICAALKSPHIVQVTDYGVTSEGYPFYVMEYLQGQTLGDVMVSEQRLPIARTCNIMSQVCDGLRLAHTGVTFWDTKTGMSEQIKIVHRDLKPANIFLVPTALGELAKVIDFGIAKIHFLQNEYASTTGMFLGTCHYAPPEQFNVTSEVDERADIYSLGMMLYEMLSGVDPFGFDFKNNRVSNDNWLTAHASKIPLPLRSQPGSEDLPFSLEAIVMRCLEKRPSDRFASVAELSNALQAVSAGMPVWLPPASAESETIVRPNVKTKGTVPKTTLRPWIYLGGAVLLGAIALYSVPRFFPSVVPSAITSANKNPFTLSTHQISLLKTLAENPQKAQAVSAAILSPDQRTLISAGEDRDPFNPQLFPIKIWDFATAEVPNTLNDGHTAPILALSLSADGSLLASGSEDNTIKIWDAIAGKLLHTLKGHTAPVTSVAISRDGKTVISGSEDNTIKIWDVPTTALRHTLTEHTDKVYAVALSLDGKTIASGSQDFTVKLWHTETGELIRTLSQPAGHRNAVSAVAISPNGKQVASGSWEKNIKLWDLQTGKILRTFAEHQDKVTTVTFVNDQTIASGSFDKSIRVWDTQSEAFQEIQEAHTATVLSLTARPADQRLVSASQDKTIKIWQWTKRGE; encoded by the coding sequence ATGAGTCAGCATTCTTTCTCGAATCCCTCGTCCATGTGGCTCGGTCGCTTTGTCGGTGACGGTAACCGTTATCGTTTAGATGAACTGCTGGGCGGCGGCGGTATGGGCAATGTTTTTCTGGCAATGGATACTCGCCTGGGTAAGCCCGTCGCCCTCAAGCTGTTAAAAGAATCGTTGGCGATCGCGAACGACACCGATTTTCGAGAACGTTTTGAAAAGGAATGCTCCATTTGTGCCGCTCTCAAAAGCCCCCACATTGTTCAAGTGACTGACTACGGCGTAACTTCCGAAGGATACCCGTTCTACGTCATGGAATATTTGCAAGGGCAAACCTTGGGAGATGTAATGGTATCTGAACAACGTCTGCCGATCGCGCGTACCTGTAATATCATGAGTCAGGTCTGTGATGGGTTGCGTCTTGCCCATACTGGAGTAACGTTTTGGGATACTAAGACCGGAATGAGTGAACAAATCAAAATTGTTCACCGAGATTTAAAGCCCGCCAACATCTTTTTAGTGCCTACAGCGCTGGGCGAACTCGCGAAAGTGATTGACTTTGGAATCGCTAAAATTCATTTTTTGCAAAACGAATATGCTAGCACCACAGGCATGTTTTTAGGAACCTGTCACTACGCGCCGCCCGAACAATTTAACGTGACAAGTGAAGTTGACGAACGAGCAGATATTTATAGCCTTGGCATGATGCTATACGAAATGCTGTCTGGGGTTGATCCCTTTGGGTTTGACTTCAAAAATAATCGAGTCAGTAACGATAACTGGCTGACTGCCCATGCCAGTAAAATCCCTCTACCCTTGCGATCGCAGCCTGGTAGCGAAGACTTGCCCTTCAGCCTGGAAGCGATTGTCATGCGCTGCTTAGAGAAAAGACCGAGCGATCGTTTTGCTTCAGTTGCTGAACTCAGTAATGCCCTGCAAGCCGTAAGTGCTGGTATGCCCGTCTGGTTACCGCCTGCTTCTGCGGAGTCAGAAACGATTGTGAGACCTAACGTTAAAACCAAGGGTACAGTGCCAAAAACCACCTTGCGCCCATGGATATACCTTGGGGGTGCAGTCTTGCTGGGGGCGATCGCACTATACAGCGTTCCTCGGTTCTTTCCGTCTGTCGTTCCCTCAGCCATTACTTCTGCTAACAAAAATCCATTCACGCTCAGTACTCATCAAATTTCTCTCCTCAAAACTCTTGCTGAAAATCCCCAAAAAGCTCAGGCAGTTAGCGCTGCTATTCTGAGTCCCGACCAGCGTACCTTAATTAGCGCTGGCGAAGATCGTGACCCGTTTAATCCTCAACTTTTCCCAATCAAAATTTGGGATTTTGCCACCGCAGAAGTGCCTAATACCCTTAACGATGGACATACCGCCCCCATCCTTGCCCTCAGCCTCAGCGCCGATGGTAGCCTGCTTGCCAGCGGCAGTGAAGATAATACAATTAAAATTTGGGATGCGATCGCCGGAAAACTGCTGCATACGCTGAAAGGACATACCGCCCCTGTTACCTCTGTGGCAATCAGTCGAGATGGCAAAACGGTCATCAGTGGCAGTGAAGATAATACAATTAAAATTTGGGATGTGCCGACTACAGCGCTGCGCCACACTTTAACCGAGCATACCGATAAGGTTTACGCTGTAGCACTGAGTCTTGATGGCAAGACGATCGCCAGCGGCAGTCAAGACTTCACCGTTAAACTCTGGCACACCGAAACTGGCGAACTCATTCGCACCCTCAGCCAACCTGCTGGACATCGTAATGCAGTCAGTGCGGTTGCCATTAGTCCCAACGGCAAACAGGTCGCCAGCGGCAGTTGGGAAAAAAACATCAAGCTTTGGGATCTACAAACCGGAAAAATTCTCCGCACTTTTGCAGAGCATCAAGATAAAGTCACGACAGTAACGTTTGTCAATGACCAAACCATTGCCAGCGGCAGCTTTGACAAAAGTATCCGAGTTTGGGACACTCAGTCTGAAGCGTTTCAAGAAATTCAGGAGGCACATACAGCAACCGTCTTGTCCCTAACAGCCCGTCCGGCAGATCAGCGTTTAGTGAGTGCCAGTCAAGATAAAACAATTAAAATTTGGCAGTGGACTAAACGAGGAGAGTGA
- a CDS encoding WD40 repeat domain-containing protein — MANHDEEQTRASENETIAVTKATNRQLAVFGYAALGLAAAATSFVMLPKVLSGQNLQLPMGTAANSQPCELNIAVQNPDPNQPFNAKIALPRCSAGAGWEQAKLNTLFGRLGATWWVAPASDGHLLATVSGNAVIVWDLRTQEIVHTLKGHKDVIHAIALSPDSQVLATGSADKSIKLWNLQSGELLQTLEGHKGVLWSVAFSPDGQLLASGGGDNTLRLWDLKTGTLTQSLAGHRDRIFPVAFSPDGKTVASGGKDKVIKLWDVQTGKELKTFIGHTNAVRALAFDPTGTRIASGGWDSTVRLWDVATGQELHSFTGHKDRLVSVAISPDGKILASGAIDNTVRLWNLEQQVPLATLSGYPDWVLSVAFSQDGNTLITGGRDGTIAIWSKAVKK; from the coding sequence ATGGCAAACCATGACGAAGAGCAAACCCGCGCCTCAGAGAATGAAACGATCGCAGTCACAAAAGCAACAAATCGCCAACTGGCAGTCTTTGGCTACGCAGCCCTGGGTCTGGCAGCAGCAGCAACATCATTTGTGATGCTCCCTAAAGTTTTAAGCGGACAAAATTTACAATTACCAATGGGCACAGCAGCAAATTCTCAGCCCTGCGAACTCAACATTGCAGTTCAAAATCCTGACCCGAATCAACCCTTCAATGCCAAAATTGCTCTACCTCGCTGCTCCGCAGGGGCAGGCTGGGAACAGGCAAAGCTCAATACTTTGTTTGGACGTTTAGGCGCAACTTGGTGGGTTGCTCCTGCTTCAGATGGTCACTTATTAGCCACAGTCAGCGGTAATGCCGTGATTGTCTGGGATTTGCGAACTCAAGAAATTGTGCATACGTTGAAAGGTCATAAAGATGTGATCCATGCGATCGCCCTAAGCCCCGATAGCCAAGTTTTAGCAACGGGCAGCGCTGATAAATCTATTAAGCTTTGGAATTTACAAAGCGGGGAATTACTGCAAACTCTAGAGGGACATAAAGGCGTGCTGTGGTCAGTCGCTTTTTCTCCAGACGGGCAATTATTAGCTAGTGGCGGCGGCGATAATACGCTGAGACTTTGGGACTTAAAAACGGGCACACTCACCCAATCTTTGGCAGGGCACAGAGATCGGATTTTCCCCGTAGCGTTTAGTCCTGATGGAAAAACTGTTGCCAGTGGCGGTAAGGATAAAGTGATTAAACTCTGGGATGTGCAGACTGGCAAAGAGCTAAAAACATTCATTGGACATACTAACGCGGTCAGGGCGCTCGCGTTTGATCCGACGGGGACGCGCATTGCCAGCGGGGGCTGGGATAGTACTGTCCGGCTGTGGGATGTGGCAACGGGGCAAGAGTTGCACTCTTTTACAGGACATAAAGATCGACTAGTTTCTGTGGCGATTAGCCCAGATGGTAAGATTTTAGCCAGTGGAGCGATCGACAATACGGTACGGCTGTGGAATTTAGAACAGCAAGTTCCGTTAGCAACCTTATCTGGCTATCCGGATTGGGTTTTATCTGTTGCATTTAGCCAAGATGGCAACACGCTGATTACTGGAGGACGAGACGGCACGATCGCCATTTGGTCTAAGGCGGTCAAGAAATAA
- a CDS encoding FHA domain-containing protein, with the protein MLKIKVFNYQTGGFQEISLAPENKPTQECLIGRTADCDVILESPDVSRSHAKIQGQKGAYAFTDLGSANGSSLNSQDVKANQSYSLKVSDLLRIADFVLFIEAIEVLTSSSETSVLIKQTGGNEWVQGDLTVRCVRITDETADVKTFTFMADLPVRFSHKPGQFVTLDLDINGESVLRSYSISSSPSRSQTLEITVKRVLPSPDMPQAPAGLVSNWLHDHLKVGDAIKLSEPLGKFTCAPTPPAKLLLISAGSGITPMMSMSRWIADLVIPTDIIFYHCARSPQDIIFRQELEMMSARLPNFNLVISTTRSPLGQPWYGLTGRLTASVLQSIAPDFQERTVYVCGPNGFMQATKDLMAGLNFPMQNYYEESFGAPKKPVVVKAAIPEAIPVASNGHSSQPLVVFAKSNKEILGDGSESILELAEQEGVKIRSNCRQGVCGACKKRKLEGEVKYDSEPDALEPEDQAAGYVLTCVACPVGRVVIEA; encoded by the coding sequence ATGCTCAAAATTAAAGTTTTCAATTACCAAACTGGCGGGTTTCAAGAAATTAGCCTTGCCCCCGAGAACAAACCTACACAAGAATGCTTAATTGGACGTACCGCCGACTGTGATGTAATTTTAGAAAGTCCTGATGTGAGCCGGAGTCATGCAAAAATTCAGGGACAAAAAGGTGCCTATGCCTTCACAGATTTGGGCAGCGCCAACGGTTCCTCGCTGAATAGTCAGGACGTTAAAGCCAATCAAAGTTACTCACTTAAGGTCAGCGACCTGCTGCGGATTGCAGATTTTGTATTGTTCATTGAAGCTATTGAAGTCTTAACATCTAGCAGTGAAACTTCGGTGTTAATAAAGCAGACGGGAGGAAATGAATGGGTTCAAGGCGATCTGACTGTTCGGTGTGTTCGCATTACCGATGAAACCGCAGATGTCAAAACTTTTACCTTTATGGCAGATTTACCCGTTCGGTTTAGCCATAAACCCGGTCAGTTTGTCACTTTAGATCTCGATATCAATGGAGAATCTGTTCTGCGTTCCTATTCCATTTCATCATCTCCCTCCCGTTCCCAGACATTAGAAATTACCGTCAAGCGAGTTCTTCCCTCGCCTGATATGCCGCAGGCACCCGCTGGACTAGTCTCTAACTGGTTGCATGATCATCTCAAAGTGGGTGATGCCATTAAGCTGAGCGAGCCGTTAGGCAAGTTTACCTGTGCTCCTACGCCGCCAGCTAAACTACTGCTGATTTCGGCGGGAAGTGGAATTACACCGATGATGTCTATGTCTCGCTGGATTGCAGATTTGGTGATTCCGACTGACATTATTTTTTACCACTGTGCCCGATCGCCCCAAGACATCATTTTCCGCCAAGAATTAGAAATGATGTCAGCCCGCTTACCCAATTTTAACCTGGTCATTTCCACCACGCGATCGCCCCTAGGTCAACCTTGGTACGGCTTAACGGGAAGGCTAACAGCCTCAGTTTTGCAGAGCATTGCCCCAGACTTTCAGGAGCGCACCGTTTATGTGTGTGGTCCCAATGGTTTCATGCAAGCCACAAAAGATCTGATGGCGGGGTTAAATTTTCCGATGCAGAACTATTACGAAGAAAGTTTTGGCGCACCCAAAAAACCTGTCGTAGTCAAAGCAGCAATCCCTGAAGCAATTCCTGTTGCCTCAAACGGACATTCCTCTCAGCCGCTCGTCGTTTTTGCAAAATCGAACAAAGAAATTTTGGGTGATGGCTCAGAATCTATCTTAGAACTCGCAGAGCAGGAAGGGGTGAAAATTCGGAGTAACTGTCGGCAAGGCGTGTGTGGAGCTTGCAAAAAACGCAAGTTAGAAGGCGAAGTGAAATATGACAGCGAACCGGATGCCCTTGAACCCGAAGATCAGGCAGCAGGGTACGTGTTGACCTGTGTGGCTTGTCCAGTCGGACGAGTGGTTATTGAAGCTTAA
- a CDS encoding calcium-binding protein — protein MFSKISERTMHLTRWGFTLGWILLIVSLFYDPISAQWTAPGQLFATNAPNNCALFQGQCLPLSPYPMGARIFWGMVLPLVIVTLLVFGHEAWRRICPLSFLSQIPRSLGVQRQSIIDEDSWLARNALTVQFSLLFLGLNLRLLLANSDRLLLGIFLSLTILAAITIGFLFAGKTWCNYFCPMAPVQMVYSEPSGLFGSKAHTAPPKTITQSMCRTVGKEGQEKSACVACKVGCIDIDAEGAHWENIRQPDRKLLYYAYVGLVIGFYTYFGLYSGNWSFLKAGMWNETSQLSTLLAPGFFIAGQAIAIPKLIAVPLTLTLFSGATYAIGLWAEKTYKRYNKRLRRPLSADLVQSQAFAIATFLAFNLLFFMGIQPTLGYFPIVVQNLISWAAIVLSSLWLVKTWKRSAQRYTRERDANLLRRQLGKLEIDLSQFLEGRSLEDLKPDELYTLAKVLPSFTQEYRQQVYLGALRESIEKRSVLPANSLHLFQALRQNLGITDEAHTHLLEKLQIEEPQIFPAKPPDQANSPTVMWSFSKADSDPDGSANTTIVRPRQKND, from the coding sequence ATGTTTTCAAAAATTTCCGAACGGACGATGCATCTCACTCGCTGGGGATTTACCCTAGGGTGGATACTATTGATTGTCTCTCTGTTTTACGATCCCATCTCGGCTCAATGGACTGCACCAGGGCAGCTATTTGCAACCAATGCCCCCAATAACTGTGCATTATTTCAAGGACAATGTCTGCCCTTATCCCCTTACCCCATGGGTGCAAGAATTTTTTGGGGAATGGTTTTACCGCTGGTCATCGTTACCCTATTAGTGTTTGGTCATGAGGCATGGCGACGGATTTGCCCACTGTCTTTTCTATCTCAAATTCCGCGATCGCTAGGAGTACAGCGGCAGTCTATTATTGATGAAGATTCCTGGTTAGCTCGCAATGCGTTAACCGTTCAATTTTCCTTACTATTCTTAGGCTTAAATCTACGTCTTTTGCTAGCAAACTCCGATCGCCTTCTGTTAGGTATTTTTCTGTCCCTAACCATTCTTGCTGCCATTACCATTGGTTTTCTCTTTGCTGGTAAAACCTGGTGTAATTATTTTTGCCCGATGGCTCCGGTACAGATGGTTTACAGTGAACCTAGCGGATTATTTGGCAGCAAAGCCCATACCGCCCCACCCAAAACCATTACCCAATCAATGTGTCGCACGGTTGGGAAAGAGGGACAGGAGAAAAGTGCTTGCGTTGCTTGTAAAGTAGGCTGTATTGATATTGATGCAGAAGGCGCCCATTGGGAAAATATCCGTCAGCCCGATCGCAAGCTGCTTTATTATGCCTATGTTGGCTTAGTAATTGGGTTCTATACGTACTTCGGCTTATATTCTGGTAATTGGAGTTTTCTAAAGGCTGGGATGTGGAATGAAACGAGTCAGCTTTCAACGCTCTTGGCTCCCGGATTCTTTATTGCAGGACAGGCGATCGCCATTCCCAAACTCATTGCAGTTCCCCTCACGCTGACTCTTTTTTCCGGTGCCACCTATGCGATCGGGCTATGGGCAGAGAAAACTTATAAGCGGTACAACAAGCGGTTACGTCGTCCCCTAAGTGCAGATCTGGTGCAGAGCCAGGCGTTTGCGATCGCTACATTTCTTGCGTTCAACCTCTTGTTCTTCATGGGCATTCAACCCACGTTAGGTTACTTTCCGATAGTCGTTCAAAACTTAATCAGTTGGGCAGCGATTGTTTTGAGCAGTTTGTGGTTAGTTAAAACCTGGAAGCGAAGCGCACAGCGCTACACCCGCGAACGGGATGCGAACTTACTGCGCCGACAGTTAGGCAAATTGGAAATAGATTTATCACAGTTTTTAGAAGGGCGATCGCTTGAAGATCTCAAGCCAGACGAACTCTATACCCTGGCAAAAGTCTTACCCAGTTTTACCCAAGAGTATCGTCAGCAAGTCTATCTGGGCGCATTGCGAGAATCCATAGAAAAACGCAGTGTCTTACCCGCCAACAGCCTTCATCTATTTCAAGCACTCCGTCAAAATCTAGGCATTACAGACGAAGCCCATACCCATCTTCTCGAAAAACTTCAGATTGAAGAGCCCCAGATCTTTCCAGCCAAACCGCCCGATCAAGCTAACTCACCCACGGTCATGTGGAGCTTTAGCAAGGCAGATAGCGACCCAGATGGATCTGCCAATACAACCATAGTTCGCCCTCGACAAAAGAACGACTAA